From the Bacillota bacterium genome, one window contains:
- a CDS encoding FAD-dependent oxidoreductase gives MRTDYDVIVVGGGPGGIASAVAAARVGADVLLIERYGFLGGGATAMLVNPFMTYFAGDKQIIYGIFQDMLEGLRELNSYGGAREEWAFDTEAFKIVAENMCVEAGVTLMYHGFLAAANTAEGRITSIEVATKDGLKTFTAKVFVDSTGDADLSFFAGAETEKGREEDGLAQPMTLNFRMAGVDIEAMPSRREMTEAYIKAKEAGRIRCPREDILFFFTTQPGVVHFNQTRVIKHDAVDPESMTKAEIEARRQAWEISRWLIEEIPGFANAYLQQTGAQLGVRESRRVMGDYLLTEEDLLTPHRFDDVIACGSYPVDIHNPSGEGTVLKHLEPGQWYDIPYRTITPKGFDNLLVGGRSISATHAAHSAVRVMPIVFAIGHGAGIAAGFAARDNKTVREIPVETIQAELRKQGAFLG, from the coding sequence ATTGTGGTTGGTGGCGGCCCCGGCGGAATCGCCAGCGCCGTTGCAGCCGCAAGAGTTGGAGCCGATGTCTTGTTAATTGAGCGGTATGGGTTCCTGGGTGGAGGGGCCACCGCGATGTTGGTCAACCCCTTCATGACCTACTTTGCTGGCGATAAGCAGATTATCTACGGGATTTTCCAAGACATGCTCGAGGGACTCAGGGAGCTCAACAGCTACGGTGGAGCCAGGGAAGAATGGGCCTTCGATACCGAAGCCTTTAAGATTGTCGCAGAGAACATGTGTGTCGAAGCCGGTGTGACGTTGATGTATCACGGGTTCCTCGCGGCTGCTAACACTGCCGAGGGGCGGATTACCTCCATCGAAGTTGCCACTAAGGATGGCCTAAAAACCTTTACTGCCAAGGTCTTTGTTGACTCCACCGGCGATGCCGATTTGTCCTTCTTTGCTGGGGCTGAGACGGAGAAGGGCCGCGAGGAAGATGGCTTGGCCCAGCCGATGACTCTCAACTTCCGCATGGCCGGTGTGGACATTGAGGCGATGCCCTCTCGTCGGGAGATGACCGAAGCCTACATCAAGGCCAAAGAAGCCGGAAGAATTCGTTGTCCCCGGGAAGACATTCTCTTCTTCTTTACCACCCAACCGGGGGTTGTCCACTTTAACCAGACCCGGGTAATTAAGCATGACGCCGTGGATCCTGAGTCCATGACCAAGGCTGAGATCGAGGCCCGACGCCAAGCCTGGGAGATTTCCCGATGGCTGATTGAGGAAATTCCCGGCTTTGCCAATGCGTACCTGCAGCAGACGGGAGCGCAGTTGGGTGTGCGGGAGTCTCGCCGGGTGATGGGTGACTACCTCCTGACGGAGGAGGATCTGTTGACACCCCATCGCTTTGACGATGTAATCGCTTGCGGCAGCTATCCCGTAGACATTCACAACCCCAGTGGTGAGGGAACGGTACTGAAACATCTGGAGCCCGGTCAATGGTACGACATTCCCTATCGGACCATTACTCCCAAGGGATTTGACAACCTCTTGGTGGGTGGTCGCAGCATTTCCGCCACCCATGCTGCCCACTCGGCAGTGCGGGTAATGCCAATTGTCTTCGCCATTGGTCACGGTGCCGGGATCGCAGCGGGCTTTGCTGCCAGGGATAACAAGACCGTTCGCGAGATTCCAGTGGAGACGATTCAAGCGGAGCTGCGCAAGCAGGGGGCCTTCTTGGGTTAA
- a CDS encoding sugar phosphate isomerase/epimerase: MKLALQLGLIPGATVKEKQQWALEHGVEGIEVSAGNYGPDELDQLVADFVDSPVPLSSICGNPTFDFLDPDPKKRQTSIQQCKQYLEVAGELGATGQIVPPIFGPPRIPDLSPYQDAITLEKNLLVEICHELGETARRAGCLLLLEPLNRYEQHLLRRQRDGVEIIERCGHDHVRLISDLFHMHIEETNTPQAIREVGMYIRHVHLADNTRLEPGTGDIDFAAAFRALMDVGFDGYMAFECGISPGDRGENLKASLEFVRNAIAKAAAMAA; this comes from the coding sequence GTGAAGCTTGCTTTACAACTGGGATTGATTCCCGGTGCGACTGTGAAGGAGAAGCAGCAATGGGCGCTGGAACACGGTGTTGAGGGCATTGAAGTCTCGGCGGGTAATTACGGTCCCGATGAACTGGACCAGTTGGTTGCCGACTTTGTCGACTCACCGGTTCCTCTCAGCAGTATTTGCGGTAACCCTACCTTTGACTTTCTTGATCCCGATCCGAAAAAGCGACAAACTAGCATTCAGCAGTGCAAACAATACCTAGAGGTGGCTGGGGAGCTGGGGGCTACAGGGCAGATCGTTCCGCCTATTTTTGGCCCACCCCGCATCCCCGACCTGTCGCCCTATCAAGATGCAATCACTTTGGAAAAGAATCTGTTGGTGGAGATTTGCCATGAGTTGGGCGAGACAGCCAGAAGGGCTGGCTGCTTGCTGTTGTTGGAGCCTTTGAACCGATACGAGCAGCATCTTCTGCGTCGACAAAGGGATGGGGTGGAGATCATTGAACGGTGTGGTCACGACCATGTGCGTCTGATCAGCGACCTCTTTCATATGCACATTGAGGAGACTAACACACCACAGGCAATTCGGGAAGTGGGTATGTACATTCGGCATGTGCATCTGGCCGATAACACCAGGTTGGAGCCCGGTACCGGAGACATAGACTTTGCTGCGGCCTTTAGGGCTCTGATGGATGTCGGCTTTGACGGTTACATGGCCTTTGAATGCGGCATTTCACCGGGAGATAGGGGCGAGAATCTGAAAGCCAGTCTCGAGTTTGTCCGCAATGCGATAGCCAAGGCGGCTGCCATGGCAGCATAG
- a CDS encoding ABC transporter ATP-binding protein, with the protein MLKRFVSYYRAEWKLFALDMVCAGLMAGMDLVFPMVTRTFMKDFIPNQNLRSIVIFLGILLGLYVFHVICQYITDYWGHTLGAKMEYAMRRDLFRHLQTLDFKFFDDTKVGHLMSRLVNDLRDVTELAHHGPEDFFIALMMLIGSFWYLAKINLSLTLIAFASVPIMVWFSITQWGKMSRALTNQREKIAEVNAELENSLAGIRVAKSFANEPYEEKRFGRANTAFRNATQRGYKAEAEYTAGMRFLTNLVNLTVLAAGAIYTYKGHIDLADLTAYLMFINLFLQPIGRLTNFVHWYQMGMAGFKRFVEIMTIEPSIVDKMDAVVLDRVKGAIELKDVSFQYTEHSEVLEDINLSIAPGQTVAFVGPSGGGKTTLCHLILRFYDVSSGEIRIDGVNIKDIQLESLRKNIGLVQQDVFLFAGTIRENIMYGNPSATEEEMIAAAKNAQIHNFVMSLPDGYDTYVGERGIKLSGGQKQRISIARVFLKNPPILVLDEATSALDTATEQEIQEALNRLSANRTTLIIAHRLSTILHADEIVVLTDGRIQERGTHSELMAKGGVYARLHRVNLELVQDAYPAS; encoded by the coding sequence TTGTTGAAACGATTTGTCTCATACTATCGGGCAGAATGGAAGCTGTTTGCCCTGGATATGGTCTGTGCCGGCTTGATGGCAGGTATGGACTTGGTTTTTCCCATGGTAACTAGAACCTTTATGAAGGACTTTATTCCCAATCAAAATCTTCGGTCCATTGTTATCTTTCTGGGGATACTCCTGGGGCTGTATGTCTTTCACGTGATCTGCCAGTACATCACCGACTATTGGGGCCATACCTTAGGCGCGAAAATGGAGTATGCCATGCGCCGAGACCTGTTCCGCCACTTACAGACCCTGGACTTTAAGTTCTTTGACGACACCAAAGTTGGTCATCTAATGTCACGGCTGGTCAACGACCTGCGGGATGTAACGGAGTTGGCTCACCACGGTCCCGAGGACTTCTTCATCGCCCTGATGATGCTCATCGGCTCCTTTTGGTATCTTGCCAAGATCAATCTCAGCCTCACTTTAATCGCCTTTGCTTCGGTGCCGATCATGGTGTGGTTTTCCATCACCCAATGGGGCAAGATGAGTCGGGCCCTCACCAACCAGAGGGAGAAAATAGCAGAGGTTAACGCGGAATTGGAGAACAGTCTGGCGGGCATTCGAGTGGCTAAGAGCTTTGCCAATGAGCCCTATGAGGAAAAGCGCTTTGGCAGGGCTAATACAGCCTTCAGGAACGCCACCCAGCGGGGATACAAGGCTGAGGCGGAGTACACCGCGGGGATGAGATTTCTCACCAACTTAGTGAACTTGACCGTTCTCGCTGCCGGAGCCATTTATACCTACAAGGGGCACATCGACCTGGCTGACCTAACGGCCTACTTGATGTTTATCAACTTGTTTTTGCAGCCAATTGGACGGCTGACCAACTTCGTCCACTGGTATCAGATGGGGATGGCCGGTTTCAAGAGGTTTGTAGAGATCATGACCATTGAACCCAGTATCGTGGACAAGATGGATGCTGTCGTCCTGGACAGGGTGAAGGGAGCCATCGAGCTAAAGGACGTGTCCTTCCAGTATACCGAGCACTCGGAAGTCCTTGAAGACATTAATTTGAGCATTGCTCCGGGTCAGACGGTGGCCTTTGTCGGACCCTCCGGTGGCGGCAAAACCACTTTATGTCACCTGATCCTGCGCTTCTACGATGTGTCCAGCGGAGAGATTCGCATCGATGGAGTGAACATCAAGGACATTCAGCTGGAGTCCCTGCGGAAAAATATCGGTTTGGTGCAGCAGGATGTGTTCTTGTTTGCCGGCACGATTCGGGAGAATATCATGTATGGAAACCCATCGGCAACGGAAGAAGAAATGATTGCCGCGGCGAAGAATGCCCAAATCCATAACTTTGTGATGTCACTGCCCGATGGCTACGACACCTACGTGGGCGAGCGGGGGATCAAACTTTCCGGAGGGCAAAAACAACGGATATCCATCGCCCGGGTGTTCTTGAAGAACCCACCGATCCTGGTGCTCGATGAAGCCACTTCGGCATTGGATACTGCCACTGAGCAGGAGATTCAGGAGGCCTTGAATCGCCTATCGGCCAATCGGACCACTTTGATTATCGCCCACCGCTTGTCTACTATCCTGCATGCCGATGAGATCGTGGTTCTCACCGATGGTCGCATTCAGGAGCGGGGGACCCACTCGGAACTGATGGCCAAGGGAGGCGTGTATGCCCGATTGCATCGAGTCAACTTGGAACTGGTTCAGGATGCCTACCCTGCTAGCTAG